A single window of Zea mays cultivar B73 chromosome 10, Zm-B73-REFERENCE-NAM-5.0, whole genome shotgun sequence DNA harbors:
- the LOC103642590 gene encoding formin-like protein 13, translated as MLQSALCSLSLVEDLDTIVIDAKTCNLGTNNYDIECGAGTNQTCPRLPPASPIPNRSRCCRRRRSGGAERGGASGRSCSRGEAAAGNGATGAAVAPDAGGGGDLSPPHLPQVLSRAGPGRRRPRGDPTAAAAVAAFSSPSSYDHLPPLGSSSSSDATATSTASPFPVRPFWHRYDRVSLPGPTSRPATALRSTAWPTTPGRSASPPGRTLPPSRGTPGRCSPPPPPAPPTPPSAPPRSPSARGAGSSSSPAAYVEKFNATKPVQYSHGWKFCQYGCLENYYTAHYQSPRQMLCLWDKLIRGQASCCNYR; from the exons atgcTGCAGAGTGCACTGTGCTCATTATCACTC GTCGAAGACCTCGACACCATCGTTATTGATGCCAAGACATGTAACCTCGGCACCAATAATTATGACATCGAG TGTGGAGCAGGcacgaaccaaacatgcccgCGCCTCCCTCCCGCTTCCCCAATCCCTAACCGCTCCCGCTGCTGCCGTCGTCGTCGGAGTGGGGGCGCCGAGAGGGGAGGGGCATCCGGCCGCTCCTGCTCCCGAGGGGAGGCGGCGGCAGGCAATGGCGCGACGGGTGCGGCCGTCGCACCTGATGCTGGCGGTGGCGGCGACCTATCTCCTCCTCATCTCCCTCAAGTTCTGTCGCGTGCTGGACCTGGCCGCCGCCGACCTCGCGGCGACCCCACCGCCGCTGCCGCTGTCGCCGCCTTCTCCTCGCCGTCCTCCTACGACCACCTGCCCCCGCTCGGGTCCTCCTCGTCCTCCGACGCCACCGCCACTTCCACAGCCTCTCCGTTCCCGGTCCGCCCCTTCTGGCACCGCTACGATCGCGTGTCCCTCCCCGGCCCGACCTCGCGTCCCGCAACCGCTCTGCGCTCGACCGCATGGCCGACGACGCCTGGGCGCTCGGCCTCACCGCCTGGGAGGACGCTGCCACCTTCGCGGGGGACCCCTGGGCGCTGCTCGCCGCCGCCACCTCCCGCGCCTCCGACGCCGCCAAGTGCCCCTCCGCGGTCTCCCAGCGCGCGCGGGGCCGGGTCGTCTTCCTCCCCTGCGGCCTATGTCGAGAAATTCAATGCAACAAAGCCTGTCCAATATTCCCACGGCTGGAAGTTCTGCCAGTATGGTTGCCTGGAGAACTACTACACGGCCCACTATCAGTCACCTAGGCAGATGTTGTGCTTGTGGGATAAGTTGATCCGTGGTCAGGCATCCTGCTGTAACTACAGATAG